In Bombus pascuorum chromosome 13, iyBomPasc1.1, whole genome shotgun sequence, a single genomic region encodes these proteins:
- the LOC132913549 gene encoding histone H3.3A — protein MARTKQTARKSTGGKAPRKQLATKAARKSAPSTGGVKKPHRYRPGTVALREIRRYQKSTELLIRKLPFQRLVREIAQDFKTDLRFQSAAIGALQEASEAYLVGLFEDTNLCAIHAKRVTIMPKDIQLARRIRGERA, from the exons ATGGCACGTACCAAGCAGACGGCACGTAAGTCAACAGGAGGTAAAGCTCCCAGGAAGCAACTTGCAACTAAAGCTGCACGTAAAAGTGCACCATCTACGGGAGGTGTAAAAAAGCCACATCGTTACAG GCCTGGTACTGTAGCTCTCAGAGAAATCAGAAGATACCAGAAATCGACTGAGCTGTTGATCAGAAAATTACCATTTCAACGTTTAGTTCGTGAAATTGCACAGGATTTCAAGACAGATTTGCGATTCCAGAGTGCTGCAATTGGAGCATTGCAAGAAGCTTCTGAAGCATATTTAGTTGGGTTGTTTGAAGACACAAACTTGTGTGCAATTCACGCCAAACGCGTTACGATAATGCCTAAAGATATTCAGTTGGCCAGACGAATTCGCGGTGAACGCGCTTAA